Proteins from a single region of Carassius carassius chromosome 25, fCarCar2.1, whole genome shotgun sequence:
- the zbtb8b gene encoding zinc finger and BTB domain-containing protein 8B yields MVNMEVPSYLSRLLSELNEQRKRDFFCDCSIIVEGRVFKAHRNILFASSGYFRALLVHYLQDNSQRHSTASLDIVTAEAFSFILDFLYSGCLDLRSDNVIEIMSAASYLQMTDVVNFCKGYIKSSLEICNRERNRHKDLDDRENSVSANSAPVASTSDADQRTCQVAEALSPDDAPTAAVCTPVATSSKDSEGENSQGAFSNHPPMNVSLKISPGPDLVNSSSPGLLLGLVHPKIEYDPDEEGESSRESKDTTLYQGPNQDEERTVNTSPAPSTEHSSVSYANCPMKPFPDVLFRAGLNPNPNEHFSQSLGYVGGLGRGEDVLGPAVPCGMEIQNDWYGDDPGRLHKCPFCPYTAKQKGILKRHIRCHTGERPYPCEVCGKRFTRQEHLRTHAISVHRSTWPIVCKGCRQVFSGIVSQGMKRFGLCDGCTFVTTTNEDPSSMNLSIQSESMEKSTRDSDWPVFMVEGVEAEASANTAGQDDKQNVAKQLAENGTLL; encoded by the exons ATGGTGAATATGGAGGTTCCTTCCTACCTTTCCCGGCTCTTGTCTGAGCTGAATGAGCAGCGTAAGAGGGACTTCTTCTGTGACTGCAGCATCATAGTAGAGGGACGAGTTTTTAAAGCACATCGTAATATTCTCTTCGCCAGCAGTGGTTATTTTCGGGCACTGCTGGTGCATTACCTGCAGGACAATAGCCAGCGACACAGTACGGCCTCTCTGGACATCGTCACAGCTGAGGCATTCTCCTTCATCCTAGACTTTCTGTATTCGGGTTGCCTGGACCTGCGCAGCGACAATGTCATTGAAATAATGTCAGCTGCGAGCTACCTTCAGATGACCGACGTGGTGAACTTTTGCAAGGGCTACATAAAATCCTCCCTGGAGATCTGTAACAGGGAGAGGAATAGGCATAAGGACTTGGATGATAGAGAAAATTCAGTTTCAGCCAATAGTGCTCCTGTGGCATCCACTTCTGATGCCGACCAAAGGACCTGTCAGGTCGCAGAGGCCCTCAGCCCTGATGACGCCCCAACAGCTGCTGTCTGCACCCCAGTGGCCACCAGTAGTAAAGACTCCGAAGGCGAAAACTCCCAAGGAGCTTTTTCCAACCATCCTCCCATGAATGTTTCACTCAAGATCAGTCCAGGCCCAGATTTAGTCAACTCATCCTCCCCAGGTTTGCTTCTAGGTTTGGTGCATCCCAAAATAGAGTATGACCCTGATGAGGAGGGCGAATCTTCACGGGAATCCAAAGACACGACTCTTTATCAAGGCCCGAATCAGGACGAGGAGAGAACTGTTAACACTAGCCCGGCTCCAAGTACTGAGCATTCCTCCGTATCATATGCTAATTGCCCGATGAAGCCGTTTCCAGATGTGCTGTTCAGAGCAGGGTTAAACCCAAACCCAAATGAACACTTTTCGCAGAGTTTGGGGTACGTTGGTGGATTGGGCCGTGGCGAAGATGTGCTCGGTCCTGCGGTGCCTTGTGGGATGGAGATTCAGAATGACTGGTACGGGGATGATCCAG GGAGGCTGCACAAATGTCCATTCTGCCCATACACAGCCAAACAGAAGGGTATTTTGAAGAGGCACATCCGCTGCCACACAGGAGAAAGACCATATCCTTGTGAGGTCTGCGGCAAACGGTTCACGCGACAAGAACATTTGCGCACTCATGCCATTTCC GTCCATCGCTCCACCTGGCCCATTGTGTGCAAAGGCTGTCGTCAAGTGTTCTCAGGCATTGTGTCCCAGGGAATGAAGCGATTTGGACTTTGTGATGGCTGCACCTTTGTTACTACAACCAATGAGGATCCCTCCTCCATGAACCTCAGCATCCAGTCTGAATCTATGGAGAAGAGCACTAGAGACTCTGACTGGCCTGTGTTTATGGTGGAAGGAGTTGAAGCAGAGGCGAGCGCTAATACTGCTGGACAAGATGATAAACAGAATGTTGCAAAGCAGCTTGCAGAAAATGGCACTCTGTTGTAG